The window CAGATTCAAATGAGGAAGCTAAAAAGCTCGCTACATCTAGTGATCGTTTTTATTTAAATGTAGTAACTGGTAAAAAGGACTTGTTGCAGCCTCCAGTTGATACAATGGATGGTCTATGGAACCATTTAGAAGAAAATGCGGTACGTAGGATGTCGTCTTATACGTTTAAAGGCGACCAAAATGTTATCACCGAGCAATTAAAATCATTCTTGGGAGCATTTCAAGTAGATGAATTGATGGCTGTTACCTATGTTTATGACCAGCATGCTAGAAGACGTTCATATGAAATATTTAAGGAAGCCGTTGATCAACTTTAAGGAAAACACTTCCTGCCAAATTGAATTCTTACGCTTCAACTAAAAACTCAGGATCTGTGTTTCCAATAGATGGCGTTGGACGGATAGTTTAATAAAAAAGACATTCCTTTTGGAATGTCTTTTTTTTGTAGAAAAATCCAAATAATTAGGTAATTACCCTTATAAGAATAACAATGCAAAATAAATTGCACAGTTTCTATTTAATAGTAGAAAATCTATTTGTTAGATTGCTCGCTAAAAATTTTCTTGTAGAAGTTAGTACTAACTAACCTCCATAATATTTAACTCTATGGACTTAACCACTATATCCTTTGTTGGTAGTGTAAGAGGCGCGGATTATTTTTTAGTTGTTCAGAAGCGGAGTAAATTAAAACAACTTACCGGACATAATTTAATGAATCTAAAAATAATAATTTATCGTTCAAATATTCTAGGTCAATAGACGTAATTTTTGAAAAAAATATAGGTTTATATATTTAGGGTAAGTTTTTTAAGCTCAATCTAAAAGCCTGTTTCTTATAGTCTTAGAGGATAAATTTTCTTTTTGATGAATATACACTTAAGTAATAATCTAAAAATTCAAACAAGTGGGGGAAAATCATGAAGAAAAAATGGATTACCATGGTGATGACTTGGGTGTTAGTTATGGGTATGTTAAGTTTTCAAAATGCTGCTCAAGCAGAAGAATTAGTAAAGGAAACGTTAAATGATTCTATTACTAGGATTGTAGAAGAAAAATTACCAGGAGCAAATGTGAGTATTACTGTAAGAGACCGATTCTCCGGAGAAGCGATTTATGACTACAATGGTCTTGCAACTGTAAAACCAGCGTCTAATATGAAACTTTTGACTACTGCAGCAGCTTTAGACATATTGGGAAAGGATTACCGCTTTAATACAAGCCTTTATACCTCTGGGAAAATTTCAAACGGGATTTTAAAAGGGGATGTCTATTTAAAAGGGCAAGGTGATCCAACTTTATCCATAGAAGACTTGCAACAGTTCGCAGAAGAATTAAAAGCACAGGGTATCCATGAAATCGATGGTCGGATTGTTGGTGATGACAAATGGTTTGATGATGATTTATTAACACCTGGAATTTGGATTGGGGACGAGTCTTATTATTACGCTGCACCTATTTCAGCTTTAACCACTTCTCCAAACACAGACTACGATTCCGGTACGATTATCGTAGAAACAGTTGGGACTATAGTTGGAGACTTACCATCCATTAAAGTAACTCCTCACATTGGTGATTTACAAATAGTAAATGAAGCACAGACAGTGGAAGTGGGAAAAGCCAATACAATAACGATCGAAAGATTACATCAAACAAACAAGATTGTCATTAGTGGTAACCTTCCTGTCGATAAAACTAAGAGAGAATGGGTGACAGTCAAACATCCAACGACACATACATTGACGATGTTCCAGACAGTTTTAGCAGAAGCAGGAATTGAGTATTCAAAAGAAAAAGTATTTCAAGCTGCAACACCAAATAGTGCAAAACTCGTTGCAATGAAGCAATCGATGACACTGGAGCAACTGCTAATCCCCTATATGAAACTAAGTAATAATGGTATTGCGGATATTTTAGTGAAGACGATGGGTAAAGTGAAAAATAATCACGGTAGCACAAAGGCTGGTCTACAAGCTATAAGAGAATATGGAAACTCAAAAGACTTAAATATGACAGATTGGCAATTTGAAGATGGTTCAGGAATGTCTCACGAAAATAGGGTTTCGAGTTTATTGGTAAGTGAGTTGTTATATCAAGTGCAAGGAGAAGATTGGTTTACTACCTATTTTACTAGCTTACCAGTAGCTGCAAATACAGATCGAATGGTAGGAGGTACTTTAAGAAATCGATTGAAAGATCCATTAACAGCCGGAAAAGTCTATGCAAAAACCGGGTCATTAACCGGTGTTAGTACGTTGAGTGGTTATCTAGAAGCTGGTAGCGGCCAATCGTACATCTTTAGCGTGTTAGTACAAGATAAATCTGGGGCTTCCACTACGATTGATGAAATTGTTAAAGTAATAGCAGAAGAATTGTAAGATTTTGCGTTAGCACTTCTACTATTTAGTATTTAGAAAGATACCGCTAAACTAGAATTAGATATTTTATAAACACCTTTACGTAAAAATGGGTTCTGTCCCTTTAAACGTGGGGTGTTTTTTACTTGTTTGTAAGTGGAGTGCAACTTTATATTCTTTCTAAAAAAATACTAAAGAAAAGGTAAACTCATTACAAACGTCAAAAGTTGATTTGAAGTTTTATCTTTCGGGTATTAGTAACATTAGTTATTAACACCCTTAATAGAGTTTGAATCGTGGTCATTTCCTATACTGAATATAAAGTATTTGCCAATGAATTTTTAGGTATTGGGTCTGATTGCTTTTCCAAATAACAAATTCCTACATAAAATATATGTAATAAAATTTTTTCGTTTTATACTGGAAACGCTTTCGTGGAATGGTTTGTCTAGAATAAACGCAAATGGTTAACAATCACTATATAGGCAATTATTTAAGGGAGGTCTCGTATATGAAAATCAGCAATGCATTTGAGGTTTTAGATCGGATGCGCCTACCGAACGGCGCTTACACTGCGAGTGTTTCAAAGGACTATCATTTTGTTTGGATACGTGATGTCGTATACACAGTTTTGCCTTTTTTGCAAAACGAATCTGATCGATATGAAAAAGCATATCATGCCTTATTTGAACTATTTAAAACCTATGAATGGAAAATCGACATTCACCGTGAAAAAAAACCGGTTTACCTTTTTGAATATATTCACTCACGGTATTCCACAGATTTAAAGGAAATGGGCCAAGAATGGGGCCATGCTCAGAATGATGCAATTGGAGCCTTCTTATGGGGAGTAGGGGTTGGAGTAAACCACGGACATAAGGTTATCCGTGATGAGAAAGACCTGGCAATTGTTCAGAAGCTAGTCGACTATTTAGAGTGTCTTCAATACTGGCAGGCAAAGGATAATGGGATGTGGGAAGAAAATATGGAACTGCATGCTTCAAGTGTAGGTGCATGCGTGGCAGGATTACGTGCGGTGAAAATGCTCGTAAATGTGAAGGATGAACTGATACAAAAAGGTGAAGAGACGCTCCGTTTTCTTTTACCACGGGAAAGTGAAACGAAAGAAACAGATTTATCCCTTCTATCACTTATTTATCCGTATCGTATAGTTGAAAGGAAAACGGCACTCAAGATTATCGAGATGGTTTCTGAACGCCTTGAGCGGAAAAATGGCTGCATTCGTTATCAGAACGATCAGTATTACAACGAAGGCAGCGAAGCAGAATGGTGCTTCGGGCTACCTTGGCTAGGATTGTGCTATTTTGAACTGGGTATGCATGATAAGGCTTATGAATATGTTAAAAAAACGGAACAAATCGTACCAAATAATTGGGAAGTCCCTGAGTTATATATTGGTGGTAAAAATGTGCCAAATGGCAATACTCCACTAGCTTGGTCCGTATCCCTCTCTTATATATTTTTAAACCGTATGATTAATATGTCTTCTTCACAATTGACAGGAAATGACTGAGGCTTCAAATACAGGTGTATTCTTATAAATTCTTATGGATCACATTTAAAGTATAAAAGTATGGTATGTGGGAGGACAGCTGATAAATAGTCTACGGGTATCGCACTTTAGAATTTTATTATTGATATCATTTCACGATCTAAATGAAAGTTACAAAAGTCCTTCATTCCTTGGAGGATTTTTTATTTTGTTTTAAAATTATTAATTATTGTAAAAAGTCAAATATTTTAAAGGTGTTTTTAGATAGATGGCGAATAATTTAGGATAAGCACTGGTATATAAATTCAAATAATCATAGATTGTAAGAGGTGTTGAAATGGTAGGAATTATGAAGTTGAA is drawn from Psychrobacillus sp. INOP01 and contains these coding sequences:
- the dacB gene encoding D-alanyl-D-alanine carboxypeptidase/D-alanyl-D-alanine-endopeptidase, which codes for MKKKWITMVMTWVLVMGMLSFQNAAQAEELVKETLNDSITRIVEEKLPGANVSITVRDRFSGEAIYDYNGLATVKPASNMKLLTTAAALDILGKDYRFNTSLYTSGKISNGILKGDVYLKGQGDPTLSIEDLQQFAEELKAQGIHEIDGRIVGDDKWFDDDLLTPGIWIGDESYYYAAPISALTTSPNTDYDSGTIIVETVGTIVGDLPSIKVTPHIGDLQIVNEAQTVEVGKANTITIERLHQTNKIVISGNLPVDKTKREWVTVKHPTTHTLTMFQTVLAEAGIEYSKEKVFQAATPNSAKLVAMKQSMTLEQLLIPYMKLSNNGIADILVKTMGKVKNNHGSTKAGLQAIREYGNSKDLNMTDWQFEDGSGMSHENRVSSLLVSELLYQVQGEDWFTTYFTSLPVAANTDRMVGGTLRNRLKDPLTAGKVYAKTGSLTGVSTLSGYLEAGSGQSYIFSVLVQDKSGASTTIDEIVKVIAEEL
- a CDS encoding glycoside hydrolase family 15 protein, which gives rise to MKISNAFEVLDRMRLPNGAYTASVSKDYHFVWIRDVVYTVLPFLQNESDRYEKAYHALFELFKTYEWKIDIHREKKPVYLFEYIHSRYSTDLKEMGQEWGHAQNDAIGAFLWGVGVGVNHGHKVIRDEKDLAIVQKLVDYLECLQYWQAKDNGMWEENMELHASSVGACVAGLRAVKMLVNVKDELIQKGEETLRFLLPRESETKETDLSLLSLIYPYRIVERKTALKIIEMVSERLERKNGCIRYQNDQYYNEGSEAEWCFGLPWLGLCYFELGMHDKAYEYVKKTEQIVPNNWEVPELYIGGKNVPNGNTPLAWSVSLSYIFLNRMINMSSSQLTGND